Proteins encoded in a region of the Candidatus Brocadia sp. genome:
- the yvcK gene encoding uridine diphosphate-N-acetylglucosamine-binding protein YvcK, with translation MKIKAVIFDLDDTLYDCTGSLIDASRRRAARAMVEAGLPCAEEDVYQLQKELTDRHGPYYLVFNEIVNRYHADDKLVSIAYKAYNSSEVSEIKPFPDVMPTLKELRDKGYKLFLLTVGVHERQEKKINILGLKPYFDEIVINDQEIGLLMEDCIRDLIGRYNINPGEAIMVGDRARDELRIAKLLGMTTIQMLHGRFKCEPAVNECDKPDYKIKRIFQIPTILQLNNMGKTPERLKIVAIGGGTGLPIMLEGSKTYSKHLTAVVTVTDSGRSSGVLREEFGILPPGDARNCLVALSETEEQERELYQLFQYRFNRGSLEGMSLGNLLMTALTDITGSFEEAIKKASKILNIRGKVLPSTLDNTHLCAQLEDGTYIEEEFNVRAVGKPPIKEVFLKDNNVASPSEAVEEILKADIIVIGPGSLYTSIITNLLVSGIRNAIRNSKATKIYVCNIVTQPGQTDHYKVSHHINAIIKYLGEGVLDYVIVNNNIPRKDILDRYQKEGAGVVLMDDGVYDLNVNVKKADLVEDVNQKRILWEKQDLLRHDPDKLADSICRVYASLPLLTTSANQA, from the coding sequence ATGAAAATAAAGGCTGTGATCTTTGATTTGGACGATACATTGTACGATTGTACTGGTTCACTTATTGATGCATCCAGGCGGCGTGCTGCCAGGGCAATGGTCGAGGCGGGACTGCCATGCGCTGAAGAAGATGTCTATCAGTTACAAAAGGAACTTACCGATAGGCACGGTCCATACTATCTCGTATTTAACGAAATCGTGAATAGATATCATGCCGATGACAAATTAGTCAGCATTGCCTACAAGGCGTATAATAGTAGCGAAGTTTCCGAGATTAAACCGTTTCCGGATGTTATGCCTACCCTGAAGGAACTGAGGGATAAAGGCTATAAACTTTTTCTGCTGACCGTTGGCGTCCATGAACGACAGGAAAAAAAGATAAATATCCTTGGATTAAAACCATACTTTGATGAAATTGTAATCAATGATCAGGAAATCGGCCTTCTCATGGAAGATTGCATTCGTGATCTTATCGGAAGATATAATATTAATCCAGGAGAGGCCATCATGGTGGGTGACAGGGCACGGGATGAACTACGAATTGCCAAATTACTGGGAATGACCACCATCCAGATGTTGCATGGAAGATTTAAGTGTGAGCCTGCGGTAAATGAGTGTGACAAGCCGGACTATAAGATCAAACGCATTTTCCAGATTCCTACCATTCTCCAACTCAACAATATGGGAAAGACGCCTGAAAGACTTAAGATTGTTGCAATCGGAGGAGGCACGGGGCTTCCTATCATGCTCGAAGGTTCAAAAACATACAGCAAGCATCTTACTGCTGTGGTAACTGTTACCGATTCTGGGCGAAGTTCTGGTGTTTTAAGAGAAGAATTCGGAATACTCCCACCAGGGGATGCAAGAAATTGCTTAGTGGCGCTTTCTGAAACGGAAGAACAAGAACGGGAACTATACCAGTTGTTCCAGTACAGGTTTAATAGGGGTTCACTGGAGGGTATGAGTCTTGGGAATTTACTGATGACTGCATTAACGGATATAACGGGCAGTTTCGAAGAAGCCATTAAAAAAGCCAGTAAGATATTAAACATCCGGGGAAAGGTACTCCCCTCGACCCTGGACAATACTCATCTTTGTGCACAACTGGAAGATGGAACTTACATAGAAGAAGAATTTAATGTACGCGCAGTAGGGAAGCCACCGATCAAGGAAGTCTTTTTAAAAGACAACAATGTGGCATCTCCATCCGAAGCTGTAGAAGAAATTCTGAAAGCTGATATTATTGTAATAGGCCCGGGCAGTCTTTATACAAGCATTATAACGAATCTTTTAGTTTCAGGTATTCGAAATGCCATTCGAAACAGCAAGGCTACCAAGATTTACGTTTGTAATATTGTTACTCAGCCTGGCCAAACCGATCACTACAAAGTTTCTCATCACATCAATGCAATTATAAAATACCTTGGAGAAGGTGTGCTGGATTATGTTATTGTGAATAATAATATTCCCCGCAAGGACATTCTGGATAGATACCAGAAAGAAGGAGCCGGGGTGGTTTTAATGGATGATGGTGTTTATGATTTGAACGTGAATGTAAAAAAAGCCGATCTGGTCGAAGATGTTAACCAGAAGCGTATTCTCTGGGAAAAGCAAGATTTGCTCCGGCATGATCCAGACAAACTCGCCGATTCAATTTGCAGAGTATATGCAAGTTTGCCATTATTAACAACAAGTGCCAATCAGGCATAG
- a CDS encoding imidazolonepropionase, with protein MLPGLFLQNIGQLVTVAGASQKPKTFHRMDEIGIIKDGAVVIRDGNFIDIGATKKLKKKHHGKDTKIIDAAGKVVLPGFVDSHTHAIFGGDRTGEFVQRIQGETYLEILKKGAGILSTVENTRKLKIQDLAELSRKHLDTMLLHGTTTVEIKSGYGLDMKSELKILKTIQCLQKIHQTDIVATFLGAHVIPPEYKHAPNSYVNLICNMLPKVKPYAPFCDVFCDEGAFNTEQSKRILKTAKALGFRVKIHTNEFKDIGGVSLAIQFDTISADHLDNIKQRDIVRLKKSNIVCVLLPGVPFFLMKDTYAPARKMIENGLPVALATDFNPGTCPTSNMQMIITLACLKMGMTPAQAINAATINAAHAIGMAHRLGSIEIGKQADMIILDIQDYNQLPYYFGINHVKTTIKKGRVVAENKQLMDLY; from the coding sequence ATGTTGCCCGGTTTATTCTTGCAGAATATTGGTCAATTGGTGACTGTTGCAGGCGCATCCCAAAAACCTAAAACATTTCACAGGATGGATGAAATCGGGATTATTAAGGATGGTGCAGTTGTCATAAGAGACGGAAATTTTATTGATATTGGCGCGACCAAAAAACTGAAAAAAAAGCATCATGGTAAAGACACAAAAATCATTGATGCTGCTGGAAAAGTTGTTTTGCCTGGCTTTGTAGATAGTCATACTCATGCCATTTTTGGTGGTGACCGTACGGGAGAGTTCGTCCAGCGTATTCAAGGAGAGACCTATTTAGAAATTCTTAAAAAAGGGGCAGGAATATTAAGTACCGTTGAAAATACCCGTAAACTAAAAATCCAGGATCTTGCTGAACTGTCGAGAAAACACCTCGACACTATGCTTTTGCATGGTACAACTACCGTGGAAATTAAAAGTGGGTACGGACTCGATATGAAAAGCGAACTCAAAATACTTAAGACAATACAATGTCTGCAAAAAATACATCAAACAGACATTGTGGCCACCTTTCTCGGTGCCCATGTAATTCCTCCCGAATATAAGCACGCCCCGAATAGCTATGTTAATTTAATATGCAATATGCTACCGAAAGTAAAACCTTATGCACCCTTTTGCGATGTTTTTTGTGACGAAGGGGCTTTCAATACAGAACAATCGAAAAGAATTCTTAAAACAGCAAAGGCATTAGGTTTTAGGGTAAAGATACATACCAATGAATTTAAGGATATCGGTGGTGTGTCACTGGCTATTCAGTTTGATACAATATCAGCAGACCATCTTGACAATATCAAACAGCGTGATATAGTAAGACTTAAAAAGAGTAATATTGTTTGTGTTTTATTGCCGGGTGTACCATTCTTTCTGATGAAAGATACTTATGCGCCGGCAAGAAAAATGATAGAAAATGGACTACCAGTTGCATTGGCAACTGATTTTAATCCCGGTACATGCCCAACTTCAAATATGCAAATGATAATAACCCTGGCATGTCTCAAGATGGGTATGACGCCTGCCCAAGCGATTAATGCTGCCACGATAAATGCAGCACACGCTATCGGAATGGCACATCGGCTTGGAAGTATAGAGATCGGAAAACAAGCGGATATGATAATTCTTGACATCCAGGATTACAATCAATTGCCTTATTATTTTGGTATAAATCACGTAAAGACCACCATAAAGAAAGGCAGGGTAGTTGCAGAGAATAAACAGTTAATGGATTTATACTAA
- the rsxC gene encoding electron transport complex subunit RsxC, translating into MITIVKSKLKTFVGGIHPGEDGKVLTHDKKEVSIPLPKTVYLFMSQHIGAPAKPIVKKGDIVKKGQLIGDAQGFISANVHASVSGKVIDIVPWPHPITGIKSSAVIIENSGDDSWTEGVNVASDIDLIAPDEIRNRIQSAGIVGLGGATFPTHVKLTPPKDKTIDTVVMNGAECEPYLTCDYRLMLDKPHEIIQGLKLVMKCVGCKKAHIGIEANKVDVYTLFKDILSNEPHMKVDLMEVKYPQGAEHQLIKALLNREFKPTQLPLEVGAIVINVGTAFAVYEAVKFRRPLIERLVTVTGNGVENPQNFWVRLGTPVRQLLEEAKITANVNKIIFGGPMMGVAQGNIDTAVTIKGTGGILVLRDAQKWESHACIRCGRCIDSCPYGLNPSVLSILSEAKEFSLALENNVLECKECGCCSYICPAKRPIVHSIKFAKAEIAKQKVKI; encoded by the coding sequence ATGATAACCATCGTTAAATCAAAATTAAAAACTTTTGTCGGCGGTATACACCCAGGCGAGGACGGGAAGGTTCTTACCCACGATAAGAAAGAAGTATCCATCCCGCTTCCCAAAACTGTGTATTTGTTCATGAGCCAGCATATTGGTGCTCCAGCTAAACCAATTGTCAAAAAAGGGGATATCGTTAAAAAAGGGCAGTTGATCGGCGATGCACAGGGTTTCATTTCTGCAAACGTGCATGCCTCTGTTTCTGGTAAAGTCATTGATATTGTGCCTTGGCCACACCCCATCACAGGAATAAAGTCTTCGGCCGTTATTATAGAAAATTCCGGGGATGATTCCTGGACTGAAGGTGTGAATGTAGCTTCTGATATCGATCTCATCGCCCCTGATGAGATCAGAAATCGCATCCAATCTGCAGGTATTGTAGGCTTAGGTGGCGCAACTTTTCCTACCCATGTAAAACTCACCCCCCCCAAAGATAAAACAATCGATACGGTCGTTATGAACGGTGCAGAATGTGAACCATATCTTACCTGCGATTATCGGCTTATGTTAGATAAACCTCATGAAATTATCCAGGGTTTAAAACTGGTTATGAAGTGTGTAGGATGTAAAAAGGCGCATATCGGCATCGAGGCAAATAAGGTTGATGTTTATACCCTCTTTAAAGATATTTTATCAAACGAGCCCCATATGAAAGTAGACTTGATGGAGGTAAAGTATCCACAGGGGGCGGAGCATCAGCTCATTAAGGCATTATTGAATAGAGAATTTAAACCGACACAGTTGCCCCTGGAGGTAGGTGCTATTGTAATCAACGTGGGGACGGCCTTTGCCGTGTATGAAGCGGTGAAATTCAGGAGGCCATTAATTGAAAGATTGGTCACTGTTACAGGAAATGGGGTAGAAAACCCACAAAATTTTTGGGTGCGTTTGGGAACGCCTGTAAGACAATTGTTAGAAGAGGCAAAGATTACAGCGAATGTCAATAAGATTATCTTTGGTGGTCCCATGATGGGTGTTGCACAGGGGAATATAGACACCGCCGTTACTATCAAAGGAACAGGCGGTATTCTTGTGTTAAGAGACGCGCAAAAGTGGGAATCCCACGCCTGTATCCGATGTGGGCGTTGCATCGATAGCTGTCCCTATGGGCTTAATCCCAGTGTGTTAAGTATCCTCTCTGAAGCGAAAGAGTTCAGTCTGGCGCTGGAAAACAACGTTTTGGAGTGCAAGGAATGCGGCTGTTGCAGTTATATTTGCCCCGCAAAAAGACCAATTGTTCATAGTATTAAATTTGCAAAAGCTGAAATTGCAAAACAAAAAGTAAAAATATAG
- a CDS encoding endonuclease V codes for MKFNRLHSWCVDYKKAVQIQDTLRDLLTFKKPTGKICTIAGADVSYDKHSGQFFAGVVVFTFGKRLEKIEECMAVGKVRFPYIPGLLSFREAPILLKAFKKLRNSPDVILFDGQGIAHPRHFGLASHMGLILNKPSIGCAKSRLVGEYRCVKNVAGEYSKLFYKNKVVGAVLRTKVNTNPIFVSPGHKTDLPFAIRIALKACRGYRIPEPIRHAHLLVNKVRNAQ; via the coding sequence GTGAAATTCAACCGATTACATTCATGGTGTGTAGACTACAAAAAGGCCGTTCAGATTCAGGATACCTTAAGAGACCTATTAACCTTTAAAAAACCTACGGGAAAAATTTGTACCATAGCAGGGGCAGATGTTTCTTACGACAAGCACAGCGGCCAATTCTTTGCTGGTGTTGTTGTATTTACATTTGGTAAACGATTAGAGAAGATTGAGGAATGTATGGCTGTGGGCAAGGTGAGATTCCCCTATATCCCAGGTCTCCTTTCCTTTCGCGAAGCGCCCATCCTGCTTAAGGCATTTAAAAAACTAAGAAACAGCCCTGACGTCATCCTTTTTGATGGGCAGGGAATTGCCCATCCCCGTCATTTTGGACTGGCGTCGCACATGGGGCTGATCCTCAACAAACCCTCCATCGGATGTGCAAAAAGCCGACTGGTAGGTGAGTATCGTTGTGTCAAAAATGTTGCGGGGGAATATTCGAAACTCTTCTATAAGAACAAAGTCGTAGGCGCTGTCCTGAGGACGAAAGTAAATACCAATCCAATCTTTGTATCCCCTGGCCACAAGACAGATCTGCCGTTTGCTATCCGTATTGCTTTGAAGGCCTGCCGTGGATATCGTATTCCCGAACCAATACGACATGCCCATTTACTGGTAAATAAAGTAAGGAACGCGCAATAG
- a CDS encoding TraR/DksA family transcriptional regulator yields MKEEFAQFKKLLLSLRERLVGKVDSMQGEALKRSRQDASGDLSNVPIHMADVGTDNYERDLMIELIQSGEESLRNIDTALEKIEEGTFGICEICGKKINKERLKAVPYAKLCIDCQREEEMDSILK; encoded by the coding sequence ATGAAAGAAGAATTTGCTCAATTTAAAAAGCTCCTCCTTTCTTTAAGAGAAAGGCTCGTCGGAAAAGTGGATTCTATGCAGGGAGAGGCATTAAAAAGATCCAGGCAAGATGCGTCTGGTGATTTGTCAAACGTTCCGATACATATGGCTGATGTAGGTACAGACAACTACGAAAGAGATCTTATGATTGAGCTTATCCAGAGCGGAGAAGAAAGCCTGCGTAATATCGATACCGCTTTGGAAAAGATCGAAGAAGGTACTTTTGGCATTTGTGAAATATGCGGGAAAAAAATAAATAAGGAACGACTAAAGGCTGTACCCTATGCAAAACTTTGTATAGATTGTCAAAGGGAAGAGGAGATGGATTCCATTTTAAAATAG
- a CDS encoding molybdenum cofactor guanylyltransferase, with amino-acid sequence MTAIILAGGKSRRMGFNKAFLTYGDKTFIEHQIARLRRIFDEIILSANDVSIYNHLNLPVVSDIMPERGPLSGICAGLMRSSSFHSFVIACDMPFIHEKIILYLRERIDGYDVVVPQTSRGLEPLHAFYSKKCIQPMYRCLNEGRLRIIDFFSEVKVKIVDEQEFKELDTSTQPLVNLNTPEEYHKYCDHKVPNRRES; translated from the coding sequence GTGACAGCGATTATACTGGCAGGTGGGAAAAGCCGCAGAATGGGTTTTAATAAAGCATTTCTTACGTACGGAGATAAAACATTCATCGAACATCAAATAGCAAGGCTGAGAAGAATCTTCGACGAAATCATTCTGTCTGCAAACGATGTCAGTATTTATAACCATCTGAACTTACCTGTTGTATCCGACATAATGCCAGAGAGAGGCCCACTCAGTGGCATTTGCGCTGGTCTCATGCGCTCTTCAAGCTTTCACTCCTTCGTGATAGCCTGTGATATGCCTTTTATCCACGAAAAGATAATCCTTTATCTCAGAGAACGGATCGATGGCTACGATGTGGTCGTACCACAGACAAGCCGCGGGCTGGAACCACTGCATGCTTTTTATTCCAAGAAGTGCATACAGCCGATGTATCGTTGTCTTAATGAAGGGCGACTGCGAATTATCGATTTTTTTTCAGAAGTAAAGGTAAAAATTGTCGATGAGCAGGAATTCAAGGAACTGGACACATCCACACAGCCCCTTGTCAATCTGAATACCCCGGAAGAATACCATAAATACTGTGACCATAAGGTGCCCAATCGAAGGGAATCGTGA
- the scpB gene encoding SMC-Scp complex subunit ScpB, giving the protein MKRIEEIKPIVESLVFAAEEPITLRKLTDIIEGVDSSQIQEAITQLKNDYDVQGRAFQIEEIAGGYQLFTKPEYYEWIAKLRKKSGETKLSQAALETLAIIAYKQPILRANLEAIRGVQSGQIIRLLMEKDLVKVVGRDESLGHPLLYGTTKKFLEYFGLKDIKDLPKVEELEMP; this is encoded by the coding sequence ATGAAAAGAATTGAAGAAATCAAACCCATCGTTGAATCCTTAGTATTTGCAGCCGAAGAACCCATTACTCTGCGTAAACTCACAGACATTATCGAAGGTGTTGATAGTTCTCAAATTCAGGAAGCCATTACACAGTTAAAGAACGATTATGATGTGCAGGGCAGGGCATTCCAGATCGAAGAAATTGCAGGAGGCTATCAATTATTTACCAAACCCGAATATTATGAATGGATAGCGAAGTTACGGAAAAAATCAGGAGAAACGAAACTCTCGCAAGCAGCCCTTGAGACGCTCGCTATAATTGCTTACAAGCAGCCAATATTACGGGCAAACCTGGAAGCCATCCGCGGGGTTCAATCAGGTCAAATTATCAGACTGCTCATGGAGAAAGACCTTGTTAAAGTTGTGGGGAGGGACGAATCATTAGGGCACCCCTTGCTCTATGGTACCACAAAAAAATTTCTTGAATATTTCGGATTGAAGGATATTAAAGACCTGCCTAAGGTTGAAGAGTTGGAAATGCCATAA
- a CDS encoding FMN-binding protein, whose amino-acid sequence MEPGRKRFNMQKKAQYTITLTIVSLLASLGVSSVFLLTKDTIKRKEVAVRTEALYIVLPGLEGSPVEVTPSTIADQDRVYKGLNKAGQLIGYAACGEAQGYSSKIKVMVGTDPGLEKIIGINILAQNETPGLGTKMTDVESTSTLWSVIFGKELKTIDLDSEESWQLPVFGQPERIKKFGLLKKAKKPLPWFQEQFKHKTYNQLVVSKVKDNEKITAITGATISTKAVINAVQNAIEKIKGVVQTPVWEIK is encoded by the coding sequence ATGGAACCAGGGCGAAAAAGGTTTAATATGCAAAAGAAGGCTCAATACACGATTACCCTGACGATAGTTTCTCTTTTGGCCTCGCTTGGGGTGTCGTCGGTTTTTTTACTTACAAAAGACACGATCAAAAGGAAGGAAGTGGCAGTTCGTACAGAGGCGCTGTATATTGTGCTTCCCGGTTTGGAAGGTTCTCCGGTGGAAGTAACACCATCGACGATAGCAGATCAAGACCGTGTCTATAAGGGGCTCAACAAAGCAGGGCAACTTATTGGTTATGCAGCATGCGGAGAGGCCCAGGGGTACTCGAGTAAGATTAAAGTCATGGTGGGAACTGACCCCGGTCTTGAAAAGATTATCGGGATCAATATACTTGCACAAAATGAGACCCCGGGACTTGGTACAAAGATGACTGATGTCGAAAGTACCTCCACGTTATGGAGTGTAATCTTTGGTAAGGAACTGAAAACAATTGATTTGGATAGCGAAGAATCCTGGCAATTGCCAGTTTTTGGACAGCCGGAGAGAATAAAAAAATTTGGATTACTAAAAAAAGCAAAAAAGCCTCTCCCGTGGTTTCAGGAACAATTTAAGCATAAAACTTACAATCAACTGGTCGTATCGAAGGTGAAAGATAACGAAAAGATCACGGCCATTACAGGTGCTACCATATCTACAAAGGCGGTAATTAATGCTGTACAGAATGCCATTGAAAAAATAAAGGGCGTTGTTCAAACCCCCGTCTGGGAAATTAAGTAG
- a CDS encoding aminotransferase class I/II-fold pyridoxal phosphate-dependent enzyme, with the protein MSEEFVINVADRVKQLPPYLFGRLNALKYEKRRNNIDVIDLGMGNPNDPTPQPIIQKLCEAVQDPRNHRYTVSANGIFNLRREVAKYYEKQFSVPLDPEEVVCTIGSKEGISHLCLGLLETGDTVVVPNPAFPIHIHAVNLAGGNVISVPLTEDEKFLPNLISTAKNLNPRPKILILNFPHNPTAATIELSFFEEIVAFARKHNIIVVHDFAYCGIAFDGYKPPSFLQVKGAKEIGVEFNTMSKSFNMAGWRLGFCVGNKEIVNTLAKVKGYYDYGIFQPVQIASIIALRECNKYTKEQAQIYQSRRDVLCDGLNRIGWNVKKPKASMFVWAPIPEKWRSMGSVDFAYKLINEAEVAVAPGAAFGEHGEGYLRLAIVENELRLKQAVRQIDRALR; encoded by the coding sequence ATGTCAGAAGAGTTTGTGATTAATGTCGCTGATAGAGTAAAGCAATTACCGCCTTATCTGTTTGGACGATTAAACGCCTTAAAATATGAAAAACGACGTAATAATATTGATGTAATTGACTTGGGCATGGGGAATCCAAATGACCCTACACCCCAGCCAATCATTCAGAAGTTGTGTGAGGCTGTACAGGATCCAAGAAATCACAGGTATACTGTCTCTGCTAATGGCATATTCAATCTCAGGCGTGAGGTTGCCAAGTATTATGAAAAGCAGTTCAGTGTGCCCCTTGATCCAGAAGAAGTGGTTTGCACTATTGGATCAAAAGAGGGGATATCTCATTTGTGTTTGGGATTATTGGAAACGGGCGATACTGTTGTGGTGCCTAATCCTGCCTTCCCTATCCATATACATGCTGTAAATCTGGCTGGTGGCAATGTTATCAGTGTGCCGCTCACAGAAGATGAGAAGTTTTTGCCAAACCTGATCAGTACAGCCAAAAATCTCAACCCTCGCCCAAAGATACTTATTTTAAATTTTCCCCATAATCCCACTGCTGCTACCATCGAATTGAGTTTCTTTGAAGAGATTGTTGCCTTCGCGAGAAAACATAATATTATTGTTGTCCATGATTTTGCATATTGCGGAATCGCATTTGATGGGTACAAGCCGCCGAGTTTTTTACAGGTTAAGGGTGCCAAAGAGATCGGTGTGGAATTTAATACCATGTCAAAATCATTTAACATGGCTGGCTGGAGGCTTGGGTTCTGTGTAGGAAACAAAGAGATTGTCAATACCCTGGCAAAAGTTAAGGGATATTATGATTACGGTATTTTTCAACCCGTGCAAATTGCCTCAATCATTGCACTCCGGGAATGTAATAAATATACAAAGGAGCAGGCGCAAATTTATCAGAGCCGAAGGGATGTACTTTGTGACGGACTGAATCGCATCGGATGGAACGTCAAGAAACCAAAGGCATCTATGTTTGTGTGGGCACCTATCCCTGAAAAATGGCGATCGATGGGTTCGGTGGATTTTGCTTATAAGCTCATCAACGAGGCTGAGGTTGCCGTTGCCCCTGGAGCTGCTTTCGGGGAACATGGTGAGGGATATTTGCGATTGGCAATTGTGGAGAACGAACTACGCCTCAAACAGGCTGTACGCCAGATTGATCGTGCATTGAGATAA
- a CDS encoding tetratricopeptide repeat protein translates to MRILTKLKYINLWIFFVLLLLTVDREIAYGVENLYKHTKHEERFRKSSYSNFHNELSHTIGGLEEKSDDLEAMNQNLEGRVNMLASEKDKLKQAYAQMKAKQSAMEKEHAKLKKKATSLEIAYKKLSSKVNVAKTSKKPKSVAKKKSVTKTAQKKASTKSKSTAKKASGKNVSGARKKVSAPIVRSYTPRVPEVKATEEQKRDEVSGFDIKKINEKGIEYGKKGMYDQAIKEFQKVAAIEPNLANVHYNLGLAYKKKGIISEANREFAEYERLKGQNN, encoded by the coding sequence ATGCGAATATTGACTAAACTGAAATATATCAACCTATGGATCTTTTTTGTTTTATTACTATTGACTGTAGACCGAGAAATAGCTTACGGGGTAGAGAATTTATATAAACATACGAAACATGAAGAAAGGTTTCGGAAGAGTTCCTATAGTAATTTCCATAATGAACTCAGTCATACTATCGGAGGATTGGAAGAAAAATCAGACGATCTTGAAGCCATGAATCAAAATCTTGAAGGCCGTGTTAATATGCTCGCATCAGAGAAGGATAAGTTGAAACAGGCATATGCCCAAATGAAGGCGAAACAATCTGCCATGGAAAAAGAACATGCCAAACTGAAAAAGAAGGCTACATCTTTGGAAATTGCTTATAAGAAATTGTCCAGCAAGGTTAACGTGGCGAAAACTTCTAAAAAACCAAAGTCGGTAGCCAAGAAAAAGTCCGTTACAAAAACAGCACAAAAGAAAGCTAGTACCAAGTCTAAGAGTACGGCCAAAAAAGCTTCCGGCAAAAATGTTTCCGGTGCCAGGAAGAAAGTGAGCGCACCTATTGTCCGATCCTATACCCCAAGAGTACCAGAAGTAAAAGCAACAGAAGAACAAAAAAGAGATGAGGTTAGTGGATTTGATATAAAAAAGATTAACGAGAAGGGTATTGAATACGGCAAGAAAGGTATGTATGACCAGGCAATAAAGGAATTTCAAAAAGTTGCAGCCATTGAACCCAACTTGGCTAATGTACATTATAACCTTGGTCTTGCTTATAAAAAGAAAGGTATAATATCGGAAGCCAATAGAGAATTTGCTGAATATGAACGGTTAAAGGGGCAAAATAATTAG
- a CDS encoding RnfABCDGE type electron transport complex subunit D — MPNQIQSNTPLIVSASPHVRDTESITGIMWTVVLSLIPAGIAGVFTFGYYCLYVIFLSIVTAVVTETIILLLRKQPMVNTIKDGSAIVTGILLAYTLPPGVPWYVPVAGSFFAIAIAKHAFGGLGNNIWNPALAARAFLQVAYPAVINSDWRFLQHGMGNLVHSITKVDPEGKLVDAITRATPLAKEAGAETYRLTQLLMGNVPGCIGETSVIALLLGGAYLIYRRCVKWYVPVCYIATVFVMVLILPSRIVTPWANDPFYHIFAGGLFLGAFFMATDMVTSPLTKRGLFIFAVGTGVLTVLIRFYSGYPEGVCYSILLMNTATPLIDRFTKPRLYGTRAKKV; from the coding sequence ATGCCAAACCAGATTCAAAGTAATACTCCCTTAATTGTTAGCGCGTCCCCCCATGTCCGCGATACGGAGAGTATTACCGGGATTATGTGGACTGTGGTGCTTTCTTTGATTCCCGCAGGGATTGCCGGTGTTTTTACCTTTGGATATTATTGCCTCTACGTTATCTTTTTGAGTATTGTAACCGCTGTTGTTACTGAAACAATCATTTTGCTGTTACGGAAACAACCCATGGTGAATACCATCAAGGATGGCAGTGCGATTGTTACCGGGATTTTGTTGGCATACACATTGCCCCCGGGTGTTCCCTGGTATGTCCCTGTTGCAGGTTCTTTCTTTGCAATCGCCATTGCAAAACATGCCTTCGGTGGTTTAGGAAACAATATCTGGAACCCGGCTCTGGCAGCACGCGCATTTTTACAGGTGGCTTATCCTGCCGTTATCAACTCAGATTGGCGCTTCTTGCAACACGGAATGGGCAACCTCGTTCATAGTATTACCAAGGTCGATCCAGAAGGCAAGCTGGTGGATGCTATCACAAGGGCGACACCGCTGGCAAAAGAAGCAGGGGCAGAGACATATCGCCTTACTCAGTTATTGATGGGAAACGTTCCTGGTTGTATTGGGGAAACTTCCGTAATTGCTTTATTGCTGGGTGGCGCTTATCTGATTTACAGGCGTTGCGTCAAGTGGTATGTCCCTGTTTGTTATATAGCAACGGTCTTTGTTATGGTATTGATTTTACCTTCACGAATAGTAACGCCATGGGCCAATGACCCATTTTATCATATCTTTGCAGGCGGGTTATTTCTGGGTGCATTCTTTATGGCTACAGATATGGTTACGTCTCCTTTAACAAAACGCGGGCTTTTCATTTTTGCAGTTGGTACCGGTGTGCTAACGGTGCTGATCCGTTTTTATTCTGGTTATCCAGAAGGGGTATGCTATTCCATATTGCTCATGAACACAGCGACACCCCTGATTGATCGATTTACAAAACCTCGACTCTATGGAACCAGGGCGAAAAAGGTTTAA